From Anaerohalosphaeraceae bacterium, one genomic window encodes:
- a CDS encoding NfeD family protein: protein MITDILWLVLAVFLFAACAILLVLEIFVPSFGLLTVSSLVCLGAGIAIFFEYGTLTGWIGVAAAAVLIPLIWIITYRLFPKTSLGRKMILGKPDVGKGDAVPDCRDLQEMLSKIGVVRTPLRPVGICDFDGRRFECVSERGFIEVDQKVQVIRVQGTALTVRPVEEIK, encoded by the coding sequence ATGATAACAGATATCCTTTGGCTTGTATTGGCTGTTTTTCTTTTTGCTGCCTGCGCGATTCTTCTGGTGCTTGAGATTTTTGTACCGAGTTTCGGCCTTTTGACGGTTTCCTCTCTGGTCTGTCTGGGAGCAGGAATTGCCATTTTTTTTGAATACGGGACTCTCACCGGATGGATTGGAGTAGCCGCAGCGGCCGTTTTGATTCCTTTGATTTGGATTATAACCTATCGGCTTTTCCCCAAGACATCCCTCGGCCGTAAAATGATTCTCGGAAAACCGGATGTCGGGAAGGGGGACGCCGTCCCAGACTGCCGAGACCTTCAGGAGATGCTTTCGAAGATTGGAGTCGTCCGAACCCCGCTGCGGCCGGTCGGCATATGTGATTTTGACGGACGGCGTTTTGAGTGCGTCTCTGAGAGGGGGTTTATTGAGGTGGACCAGAAAGTCCAGGTCATACGGGTACAAGGAACTGCTCTGACCGTTCGGCCTGTGGAGGAAATCAAGTAA
- a CDS encoding NfeD family protein produces the protein MKDFSTQQAVKGKRFALFKSGVLLWTMSAVLLAAAEEKLNPPVKRAVVISCYEMIDNGLYQSIVRRGNQAVEQGADYLILDISTYGGLVESADDISKYLILDIGKKIHTVAYVSTEAISAGAMISTSCKDIIMRENTTIGCSAPVSMGGQIEGGEREKIESFVRAAFSRAAQANGYPEALLKAMVSQNLEVWQVRNKKTGQNEYFEKEYLPADPNTYDLDNRKLIVKEGELLTLTASKALEYGIARAVVPDLEGAIAFLEKRDGVVFERPIPTFETTWSEEMVRFLNSPLVVSILILGILLGIYVELNTPGVGLPSLVALVCLIILVGSKYLIGMANWIEIAFLLLGIVLLLIEIFIIPGFGLTGAAGIFCILAGLFGMLIKNAPDEFPWPQGDGQWKEFLDNLTGVSLGFLLFIIIAYLLAKYVFPKGFFVKGLVLKETVPSASLSVIATGLPEHQEKTLQPGDIGKVVSTCRPAGQARFGNKIVDVVSEAEFIEPGKTVVICRISGNRVIVKEQEKKE, from the coding sequence ATGAAGGATTTCTCAACGCAACAGGCCGTAAAAGGAAAACGCTTTGCGCTGTTCAAAAGTGGGGTGCTCCTGTGGACAATGTCGGCGGTGCTTCTGGCAGCCGCTGAGGAAAAACTCAATCCTCCCGTCAAACGCGCTGTGGTTATTTCCTGTTACGAAATGATAGACAACGGGCTCTATCAATCCATTGTCCGCCGAGGCAATCAGGCCGTTGAGCAGGGGGCGGACTATCTGATTTTGGACATCAGCACATACGGCGGTCTGGTGGAAAGCGCCGATGACATCAGCAAATATCTGATTCTTGACATCGGCAAAAAAATCCACACCGTCGCCTATGTGAGCACAGAGGCCATCAGCGCCGGGGCCATGATCAGTACGTCCTGCAAAGATATCATTATGCGGGAAAACACGACGATCGGATGCAGTGCACCGGTCTCGATGGGCGGTCAGATTGAAGGGGGTGAGCGGGAAAAAATTGAAAGTTTTGTTCGGGCCGCCTTCAGCCGGGCTGCTCAGGCCAACGGATACCCGGAGGCCCTTCTGAAGGCCATGGTCAGCCAGAACCTGGAGGTCTGGCAGGTCCGAAACAAAAAAACCGGACAAAATGAGTACTTCGAAAAAGAATATCTTCCGGCAGACCCCAACACCTATGATCTGGACAATCGGAAACTGATTGTCAAAGAGGGAGAGCTGCTGACCCTGACGGCCTCCAAAGCACTCGAATACGGTATCGCCCGGGCTGTTGTTCCTGATTTGGAGGGGGCGATTGCTTTTCTGGAAAAACGAGACGGTGTGGTTTTTGAACGGCCCATTCCGACGTTCGAAACAACCTGGTCCGAAGAAATGGTTCGTTTTTTGAACTCTCCTCTTGTCGTCAGCATTCTTATTCTGGGCATACTTTTAGGGATTTATGTTGAACTCAATACCCCCGGTGTCGGTCTGCCCAGTCTGGTTGCCCTCGTCTGTCTGATTATCCTGGTCGGCAGCAAATACCTCATCGGAATGGCCAACTGGATTGAAATTGCGTTCCTGCTGCTGGGTATTGTGCTTCTGCTGATTGAAATTTTCATCATCCCCGGCTTCGGCCTGACCGGCGCGGCCGGCATTTTCTGCATTCTGGCAGGGCTGTTCGGAATGCTGATTAAAAATGCTCCGGACGAATTTCCCTGGCCGCAGGGAGATGGTCAATGGAAGGAGTTTCTGGATAATCTGACGGGGGTTTCCCTTGGATTTCTGCTTTTCATTATTATAGCATACCTGTTGGCCAAGTATGTCTTTCCCAAGGGCTTTTTTGTCAAAGGACTGGTTCTTAAAGAGACGGTCCCCTCCGCCTCCTTATCCGTCATTGCTACAGGTCTGCCGGAACATCAGGAAAAAACTCTCCAGCCCGGAGATATCGGCAAAGTCGTCAGTACATGCCGTCCGGCAGGGCAGGCCCGTTTTGGAAACAAAATCGTCGATGTTGTGTCAGAAGCGGAGTTTATCGAGCCCGGCAAAACCGTCGTTATTTGCCGGATATCGGGAAATCGTGTTATCGTCAAAGAGCAGGAGAAAAAAGAATGA
- the floA gene encoding flotillin-like protein FloA (flotillin-like protein involved in membrane lipid rafts) has product MNSLQYLILLEIPVQFKIALFIIVGIIVLAFLMVILKYGSLWIQAWLSGAHVSLLELIGMTFRKVDARIIVKSRIMACKAGLDISTSQLESHYLAGGRVPNVVRALIAADRANINLSWKVATAIDLAGRDILDAVQTSVNPKVIDCPDPRKGKETVDAVAQDGIQLKAKARVTVRANIDRLIGGATEETIIARVGEGIVTTIGSAITHKQVLENPDKISKSVLDKGLDAGTAFEILSIDIADVDVGENIGAQLQGAQAEADLKRAKAEAEKRRAMAVAREQEMKALVEENRAKVVLAEAEIPKAIAEAFRQGNLGIMDYYRMQNIKADTTMRDSIARGGTEKKEE; this is encoded by the coding sequence ATGAACAGTTTGCAGTACCTTATTCTATTGGAAATTCCGGTTCAGTTCAAAATTGCTCTCTTTATTATTGTCGGCATCATTGTACTGGCTTTCCTGATGGTCATCTTAAAATACGGGAGTCTATGGATACAGGCCTGGCTTTCCGGAGCCCACGTCTCGCTGCTTGAATTGATTGGGATGACCTTCCGAAAGGTGGATGCTCGAATTATCGTCAAAAGCCGAATTATGGCCTGTAAGGCGGGACTGGATATCAGTACCTCACAGCTGGAAAGCCATTACCTGGCAGGGGGACGAGTTCCCAATGTCGTTCGAGCCCTGATAGCCGCCGACCGAGCCAACATCAACCTCAGCTGGAAAGTCGCCACCGCCATCGACCTGGCCGGACGAGATATTCTCGATGCCGTCCAGACCAGCGTCAATCCGAAAGTAATTGACTGCCCGGATCCCCGAAAAGGCAAGGAAACCGTTGATGCCGTTGCACAGGACGGGATTCAGCTGAAAGCCAAAGCAAGGGTTACTGTCCGGGCCAATATCGACCGGCTCATCGGCGGAGCCACGGAAGAAACCATCATCGCACGCGTCGGTGAAGGAATTGTAACCACCATCGGCAGTGCGATTACCCACAAACAAGTTCTGGAAAATCCGGATAAAATCTCCAAATCCGTTTTGGACAAGGGTCTGGATGCCGGAACGGCCTTTGAGATTCTCTCCATTGATATTGCCGATGTGGATGTGGGCGAAAACATCGGGGCTCAGCTGCAGGGCGCCCAGGCCGAAGCCGACCTGAAGCGTGCTAAAGCCGAGGCGGAAAAACGCCGCGCAATGGCCGTTGCCCGCGAACAGGAAATGAAAGCCCTCGTGGAGGAAAACCGGGCCAAAGTCGTCCTGGCTGAAGCGGAAATTCCCAAGGCGATTGCGGAGGCGTTCCGTCAGGGCAACCTCGGCATTATGGACTACTACCGGATGCAGAATATTAAGGCTGACACAACAATGAGGGATTCTATCGCACGCGGAGGCACGGAAAAGAAAGAGGAATAA
- a CDS encoding ATP-binding protein — MNTIEKRQSLHRKIELVKRKNQELSAQLEQMEQLSMVGKAWAMVAHEINNLLTPLTSYAQMALQDSEDTELIQKALKKAVRLGSQAAEILQQVPVLAGQKEMAKIRYSIRQLFEDAFSTMARDFRKDGIRVIKEIPEELSAPLDPIGMRQVLINLILNAREAMLGKGGRLEIRANPHGKGLQISISDTGCGIPPEQLPHIFEPFFTTKDGKQGRRKGNGVGLAFCKRVLENHGGTIEVQSVCGRGTVFTLWLPDGS; from the coding sequence TTGAACACCATAGAGAAACGGCAAAGTCTGCACCGAAAGATTGAACTGGTAAAGCGAAAAAATCAGGAATTGTCCGCTCAACTGGAACAGATGGAACAATTGTCCATGGTCGGCAAGGCGTGGGCGATGGTGGCTCATGAAATCAACAACCTGCTGACCCCCCTTACCAGTTATGCCCAGATGGCTCTTCAGGACTCCGAAGACACGGAATTAATCCAGAAGGCCCTAAAGAAAGCGGTTCGACTCGGCAGCCAAGCCGCAGAAATTCTTCAACAGGTTCCTGTTTTGGCCGGACAAAAGGAAATGGCCAAAATTCGTTATTCAATCCGGCAGCTCTTCGAAGACGCTTTTTCCACGATGGCTCGCGATTTTCGCAAGGACGGAATCCGGGTCATCAAAGAGATTCCCGAGGAACTTTCCGCCCCGCTGGACCCGATAGGAATGCGTCAGGTTCTGATCAATCTGATTCTCAATGCTCGGGAAGCCATGCTCGGCAAGGGCGGTCGCCTGGAGATTCGGGCCAATCCGCACGGCAAAGGCCTTCAAATCTCTATTTCCGATACCGGCTGCGGCATTCCTCCTGAGCAGCTCCCCCATATCTTTGAACCTTTTTTCACAACTAAAGACGGAAAACAGGGCCGGCGGAAAGGGAATGGGGTTGGATTGGCTTTTTGCAAAAGGGTACTCGAAAATCACGGCGGAACTATTGAGGTTCAATCCGTCTGCGGCCGGGGAACTGTTTTTACGCTCTGGCTGCCGGACGGCTCTTAA
- a CDS encoding hemolysin family protein, with amino-acid sequence MEAGWQYGWRLLLMAALLCGSAFCSASETAFFHLSHRQLSLFSKSALPTEQLVHKLLLQPSRFLTAILFGNMMVNVSFYSLASVFSLKVAKNVNPMAGSFCAVLFFIILVLFGEMLPKSLAYSNAPRFCRWASVPCWLGLQVLGPLMSALDFGLVRPFCRLFLGNQCYQTPRSVNAAYLNLILNSSARQGLLTPDENRILTEVVHFGFLKVRHVMVPRVDMPACEEKTPLPAVLKLFAQSRQKYLPVYRERIDNILGVLYLPDLLQRRNAPLSSLLHPPFFVPEQKTAESLLETFRKEKREFAVVVDEYGGVAGSVTLQNLLEELVSTSDSAEEEEPIQVIGPLTYRLAADLPLYEWIEPEEIEPEYRHLATVGGLVTALLGRTARPGDRVQWKNLDFTVENVSRNRISSLILTLHSSSEQPIREESQ; translated from the coding sequence ATGGAAGCAGGGTGGCAATATGGATGGCGGCTTCTTCTGATGGCAGCCCTGTTATGCGGTTCGGCCTTCTGTTCAGCATCTGAAACCGCCTTTTTCCATCTTTCTCATCGTCAATTGTCCTTGTTTTCGAAATCCGCTTTGCCGACTGAACAGCTTGTCCACAAGCTCCTTCTTCAGCCCAGCCGATTTCTGACCGCCATTCTTTTCGGCAATATGATGGTCAATGTCTCGTTTTATTCTCTGGCCAGCGTTTTTTCTCTCAAAGTTGCGAAGAATGTAAATCCGATGGCAGGGTCTTTTTGTGCCGTCCTGTTCTTTATCATTCTGGTTCTGTTTGGGGAGATGCTTCCAAAATCGCTGGCTTATTCCAACGCACCTCGATTCTGTCGATGGGCCTCTGTGCCCTGCTGGCTGGGGCTTCAGGTGCTCGGTCCTCTTATGTCCGCTCTGGACTTTGGATTGGTCCGTCCGTTCTGCCGTCTTTTTCTGGGAAATCAGTGTTATCAGACACCGCGTTCTGTGAATGCCGCATACCTGAATCTGATATTGAACTCCTCAGCTCGTCAGGGTTTGCTCACACCGGATGAAAACCGAATTTTAACGGAAGTAGTCCATTTTGGTTTCCTGAAAGTCCGCCATGTAATGGTTCCCCGTGTGGACATGCCTGCTTGCGAAGAAAAAACCCCCCTTCCAGCCGTCTTAAAACTGTTCGCCCAGTCTCGTCAGAAGTATCTGCCCGTCTATCGCGAACGGATTGATAACATTCTGGGCGTCCTTTATCTTCCGGACCTTTTGCAGCGGAGAAATGCCCCGCTTTCTTCTCTGCTGCACCCCCCTTTTTTTGTCCCGGAACAAAAAACCGCCGAATCTCTTCTGGAAACATTTCGAAAAGAAAAAAGAGAATTCGCTGTCGTAGTGGATGAATACGGAGGTGTCGCCGGTTCTGTTACATTGCAGAACTTGCTCGAAGAACTCGTATCAACTTCGGACTCAGCGGAAGAAGAAGAGCCGATTCAGGTCATCGGACCGTTGACCTACCGGCTTGCGGCGGACTTGCCTTTATATGAATGGATAGAACCTGAGGAAATAGAGCCGGAATACCGCCATTTGGCAACTGTCGGCGGACTCGTGACTGCCCTGCTTGGTCGGACGGCGCGTCCCGGCGATCGAGTCCAATGGAAAAACCTTGATTTTACCGTCGAAAACGTCTCCAGGAACCGCATTTCCTCGCTCATCCTTACGCTGCATTCCTCCTCGGAGCAACCTATCAGGGAGGAATCACAATGA
- a CDS encoding PhoU domain-containing protein, with protein MPLAGLLARLLMWLVREEPAPEIPRLTYLNIRMLDTPAIGIQQSLKEVIRMGQTVIQMMNELEPMLSNQPPEEKKADEIFQKENDLDIIQMEIVQFLGDILSGNISHDVIDESRRQIRMADEFESVSDYIAAILKLRLKLRDNQLTISPEGLEELRTLHKKAADYLRMVQTVLEEDNPTPEFFSEAQSKGTAITKYMKECRAHHLARVEAGKVSPLKSLIYTDMLSSYRRIKDHAFNIAEVLVGEK; from the coding sequence TTGCCCTTAGCGGGGCTGCTTGCACGCCTTTTGATGTGGCTGGTTCGGGAAGAGCCGGCGCCGGAAATCCCGCGGCTGACATACCTGAATATCCGGATGCTCGATACCCCGGCAATCGGCATCCAGCAGTCTCTGAAAGAAGTCATTCGAATGGGGCAGACCGTCATTCAGATGATGAATGAGCTGGAACCGATGCTGTCCAATCAGCCGCCTGAAGAAAAGAAAGCGGATGAGATTTTCCAGAAAGAAAACGACCTGGACATTATCCAGATGGAGATTGTGCAGTTCCTGGGCGATATTTTGTCCGGGAATATTTCCCACGACGTGATTGATGAAAGCCGCCGACAGATTCGTATGGCGGATGAATTTGAGTCGGTCAGCGATTATATTGCCGCTATTCTGAAGCTGCGTCTGAAGCTTCGCGATAATCAGCTGACCATCAGCCCGGAGGGCTTAGAGGAACTTCGCACCCTTCATAAGAAGGCGGCCGACTATCTTCGAATGGTCCAGACGGTTCTGGAAGAAGATAATCCTACGCCGGAATTTTTCAGCGAAGCCCAGAGCAAAGGCACAGCCATTACAAAGTATATGAAGGAATGCCGGGCTCACCATCTGGCCCGCGTGGAAGCCGGCAAAGTCAGTCCTCTTAAAAGTCTGATTTATACAGATATGCTTTCTTCCTATCGCCGCATCAAGGATCATGCCTTTAACATTGCAGAAGTGCTCGTCGGTGAAAAATAA
- a CDS encoding Na/Pi cotransporter family protein, translating into MNQTLEIIYQVCGGLGIFLLGMKNMSEGMQAVAGERLRKMIGAVTNNRILACGVGLLVTMIIQSSSVTTVMVVGLVNAGIMTLLQAIGVIMGANIGTTITGWILVINIGKYGLPMLGAASFFYLFSKRDRVRFTAMFLMGLGMVFFGLELMKNGFSPLKDMPGFISWFHRFQPDSYFGIWKCVLVGTLLTAVFQSSSATVGITLGLADIGIIGFPTAAALILGENIGTTVTALLASIGANSNARRAALAHSFFNLLGVCWITLIFPWYAGFIERIITIRNIGAVQAVVVTEKDDAVVYEYAQKARLPENALFKISSPSLNNPEQKELLPDKPFMMAADFKEAFEKRNLPEKPVYNKD; encoded by the coding sequence ATGAACCAAACCCTCGAGATTATCTATCAAGTCTGCGGCGGACTAGGGATTTTTCTTCTTGGAATGAAGAATATGTCCGAAGGGATGCAGGCCGTGGCAGGGGAGCGGCTTCGGAAAATGATTGGAGCCGTCACAAACAACCGCATTCTGGCCTGCGGTGTCGGGCTGCTGGTGACAATGATTATTCAGTCCAGCTCTGTGACAACCGTTATGGTGGTCGGACTCGTCAATGCGGGCATAATGACGCTCCTGCAGGCCATCGGCGTCATTATGGGGGCCAACATCGGAACGACCATCACCGGCTGGATTCTGGTAATCAATATCGGTAAATACGGACTGCCCATGCTCGGGGCTGCGTCATTCTTTTATTTGTTTTCCAAACGAGACCGTGTCCGTTTCACCGCAATGTTTCTGATGGGGCTGGGAATGGTCTTCTTCGGCCTTGAGCTGATGAAAAACGGCTTTTCCCCCCTGAAAGATATGCCGGGATTCATCAGCTGGTTTCACCGTTTCCAGCCGGACAGCTACTTCGGCATTTGGAAATGCGTTTTGGTGGGCACCCTTTTAACCGCCGTCTTTCAGTCCTCTTCGGCAACCGTTGGCATTACGCTCGGACTGGCGGACATCGGCATCATTGGTTTTCCGACGGCAGCTGCCTTAATTCTCGGAGAAAATATCGGGACAACCGTTACAGCTCTGCTGGCTTCCATTGGAGCCAACAGCAATGCCCGGCGGGCGGCTCTGGCGCATTCTTTCTTTAATCTGCTCGGGGTCTGCTGGATAACATTGATTTTCCCATGGTATGCAGGTTTCATTGAACGAATCATCACCATTCGGAATATCGGGGCCGTCCAGGCCGTTGTTGTGACGGAAAAGGATGATGCCGTTGTTTACGAGTACGCTCAAAAAGCACGTTTGCCGGAAAACGCACTTTTTAAAATTTCTTCTCCGTCGCTGAACAATCCTGAGCAGAAAGAACTCCTTCCGGATAAACCTTTTATGATGGCGGCTGATTTCAAAGAGGCCTTCGAAAAACGAAATTTGCCCGAAAAACCGGTCTATAACAAAGACTGA
- a CDS encoding aminotransferase class I/II-fold pyridoxal phosphate-dependent enzyme, which yields MADYLAQRTRKIDASGIRKVFALADKLQNPVNFSIGQPDFDVPDPIKQAAVKAILDGLNRYSPTSGDARLLEKVRSKVRQETGWEEPLCMITSGVSGGLLLAFMALVDPGDEVILIDPYFVIYKHVVNLLGGKCVFVDSYPDFRLPVKKIAQAVTARTKMIILNSPANPTGTVYTEDEVRAVTEIARKHDLIILSDEIYDVFSYDHSNPCVGRFYEKTLLLKGFSKSAAMTGWRMGYAACTKALAPLMEAMNMIQQYTFVCAPTPFQIASIAALEFDIRPYVEQYRQKRDRLVEGLKGYYHLEKPGGAFYLFVQKPDWAASATEFVKTAIENNVLIIPGNVFSEKDTHFRISYAATEQTIDRGIEILRQLAKR from the coding sequence ATGGCAGATTATTTGGCACAGCGAACCCGAAAAATCGACGCAAGCGGAATCCGCAAGGTTTTTGCACTGGCAGACAAGCTTCAAAACCCTGTGAATTTCTCTATCGGGCAGCCGGATTTCGATGTCCCGGACCCCATTAAGCAGGCCGCCGTCAAAGCCATTCTGGATGGACTAAATCGATATTCTCCGACGAGCGGCGATGCACGACTCCTGGAGAAAGTTCGCAGCAAAGTCCGTCAGGAGACCGGCTGGGAGGAACCGCTGTGTATGATCACCAGCGGCGTAAGCGGGGGACTGCTCCTGGCCTTTATGGCTCTGGTAGACCCGGGCGACGAAGTGATTTTGATTGATCCATATTTTGTGATTTACAAACACGTAGTGAATCTCCTCGGCGGAAAATGTGTTTTCGTAGACAGTTATCCCGATTTCAGACTGCCGGTTAAAAAAATTGCTCAGGCCGTCACGGCCAGGACCAAAATGATTATCTTAAACTCTCCGGCCAATCCAACCGGTACGGTCTATACGGAAGACGAAGTCCGTGCCGTGACGGAGATTGCCCGCAAACACGACCTTATCATTCTCAGTGATGAGATTTACGATGTCTTCAGCTATGACCACTCCAATCCTTGTGTAGGGCGGTTTTATGAAAAAACCCTGCTTCTGAAAGGATTCAGCAAAAGTGCCGCGATGACCGGCTGGAGGATGGGCTATGCCGCCTGCACAAAAGCACTGGCTCCTTTGATGGAAGCAATGAATATGATTCAGCAGTACACCTTTGTCTGTGCACCGACACCGTTTCAAATCGCCTCTATCGCCGCTCTCGAATTTGACATTCGCCCCTACGTTGAACAATACAGGCAGAAACGCGACCGTCTGGTCGAGGGCCTGAAAGGATATTATCACCTCGAAAAGCCCGGCGGGGCCTTTTATCTGTTTGTTCAAAAGCCGGATTGGGCAGCCAGCGCAACCGAATTTGTAAAAACTGCCATCGAAAACAACGTCCTGATCATTCCGGGTAATGTCTTCAGCGAAAAAGATACCCATTTTCGCATCAGTTATGCCGCAACGGAACAGACCATTGACCGCGGGATTGAAATCTTAAGACAGCTGGCCAAACGCTGA
- a CDS encoding response regulator, producing MTHNIDNKLPLVLVVDDNPQNLELILACLEDVECRTISAPDGYTALELVKTQHPDLVLLDVMMPKISGFEVCRRIKSNPETEEIPVIMVTALNELGDIERAIQSGTDDFLSKPINKWELVVRVRTMLKIKHLSDKLERTLAYLNEIEKTSEADRGG from the coding sequence ATGACTCATAATATCGACAATAAATTGCCTTTGGTTTTGGTGGTGGATGACAACCCGCAGAACCTTGAATTGATATTGGCTTGTCTGGAAGATGTGGAATGCAGGACGATTTCCGCTCCGGACGGATATACGGCCCTCGAGTTGGTAAAAACTCAGCATCCGGATTTGGTCCTGTTGGATGTAATGATGCCCAAAATCAGCGGGTTCGAAGTCTGCCGGAGAATCAAAAGCAATCCGGAAACGGAAGAAATTCCTGTCATTATGGTCACTGCACTGAATGAATTGGGGGACATCGAGCGTGCGATTCAATCCGGGACGGATGATTTTCTCAGCAAACCCATTAACAAGTGGGAATTGGTAGTTCGTGTTCGCACGATGCTGAAAATAAAGCATCTGAGCGACAAACTTGAACGCACGTTGGCTTACTTGAATGAAATTGAAAAAACCTCCGAGGCCGACAGGGGGGGCTAA
- a CDS encoding tetratricopeptide repeat protein — protein sequence MSKLLEIFGKAITVDTAELIWHWLMTIRTQHQPAPPPWQNDLDEVLEHLGQREYRAAGEKLKHYLFEYPDCIFGHMTAASLCLYQNDLQEAYEQLQSVYLRQPSNTMALYAMGYCRERMGHLSEAIEFYQDCIKFKSHLQLPRLRMAAVYFQSGRLDKTVREYEMLTTEHPEDISAHVLLGNLYLLDGKAEQAIDTFNMAILSHPDNFRQDSPNEELQQMLDNGLYDEAVASIMGLMEQTGPQPDLYLYLADIYSQTEKSAEAVAHYENALRLQPNYLEAAIKLGTQYLRNHQYTLAAEQFNQAAEINDEIVDAYMGLCRAQYAAGQHDEAEQTLALGAAIQQNSGLLYSETALLYFQGALDAHRILHGDIEKTTVQIEDVLWAHKKQIDRRISCADVYYKYGILLMGSGRYEEAVQHFRKAVEINSTHYRARTKLAMCCFEMGRTEEALHWITTEPPLDSRLLQLHYRTAILFCDQRQFTRAMRHLKAVFQRDDASDLYQNIELVLENLGLIDRTLSTWKQLSEMSENILPQTTGPKE from the coding sequence ATGAGTAAACTGCTTGAGATATTTGGAAAGGCAATCACGGTCGATACGGCCGAATTAATATGGCATTGGCTAATGACCATTCGCACGCAGCATCAGCCGGCTCCGCCGCCCTGGCAAAATGATCTGGATGAGGTGCTTGAACATTTGGGGCAGCGGGAATATCGGGCTGCCGGAGAGAAACTCAAACACTATTTATTTGAGTATCCGGATTGTATTTTCGGACATATGACCGCTGCGTCTCTGTGCTTATATCAAAATGACCTTCAGGAAGCCTATGAACAGCTCCAAAGTGTCTATCTGAGGCAGCCGAGCAATACCATGGCGCTGTATGCAATGGGCTATTGCCGGGAGCGAATGGGGCATTTAAGTGAAGCGATAGAGTTTTACCAGGACTGCATCAAATTTAAAAGCCATCTTCAGCTTCCGCGTCTTCGGATGGCGGCTGTTTATTTTCAATCCGGCCGGTTGGATAAGACGGTCCGGGAATATGAAATGCTGACTACAGAACATCCGGAAGACATCAGTGCCCACGTCCTTCTGGGGAATCTTTATCTGCTGGACGGAAAAGCCGAACAAGCCATTGACACCTTCAACATGGCGATTTTGTCGCATCCCGATAATTTCCGACAGGACAGCCCCAATGAAGAACTTCAGCAAATGCTCGACAACGGCCTGTATGACGAGGCGGTTGCGAGCATCATGGGGCTGATGGAGCAGACAGGGCCTCAGCCGGATTTGTATCTGTATCTGGCGGATATTTACAGTCAGACGGAAAAGTCCGCAGAAGCGGTTGCCCATTACGAAAATGCCCTTCGTCTTCAGCCGAATTATCTGGAAGCAGCGATCAAACTGGGGACCCAGTACCTTCGCAATCATCAGTACACCCTTGCGGCGGAACAATTCAATCAAGCGGCGGAAATCAATGACGAGATTGTGGATGCGTATATGGGACTTTGCAGGGCCCAGTATGCCGCCGGACAGCATGACGAAGCCGAGCAAACGCTTGCTTTGGGGGCGGCCATCCAGCAGAACAGCGGTCTTCTTTATTCAGAAACGGCTTTGCTTTATTTTCAGGGCGCTCTGGATGCGCATCGCATTCTTCATGGGGATATTGAGAAGACAACCGTTCAGATTGAAGATGTGCTTTGGGCACACAAAAAGCAGATTGACAGACGGATTAGCTGTGCGGATGTCTATTACAAATATGGGATTTTACTGATGGGTTCAGGGCGGTATGAGGAGGCAGTACAGCATTTTCGAAAAGCCGTTGAAATCAACAGCACTCACTACCGGGCCAGAACCAAACTGGCTATGTGCTGTTTTGAAATGGGACGCACAGAGGAGGCGCTGCACTGGATAACCACCGAGCCACCTCTGGACAGCCGGCTGCTTCAGCTGCATTACCGAACCGCCATTCTGTTTTGCGATCAAAGGCAATTTACGAGGGCTATGCGGCATCTTAAAGCGGTTTTTCAGCGAGACGATGCGTCAGACCTTTACCAGAATATTGAACTTGTTCTGGAAAATCTAGGTCTGATTGACAGAACACTAAGCACATGGAAGCAGCTTTCTGAGATGTCCGAGAACATTTTGCCGCAGACAACCGGTCCTAAAGAATAA
- a CDS encoding small basic protein: MSIDRSLKLKDALRRHRNVLSRGERIEILKKEERWEEGKVMGLPKVAHRKSSTGKKAAAKKEAVEGGQEGAAAPAAAPSAATGAAGKK; this comes from the coding sequence ATGTCGATTGATCGTTCTTTAAAACTGAAAGATGCCCTCAGGAGACACCGCAATGTCCTCTCGAGAGGGGAAAGAATTGAAATCCTTAAAAAGGAAGAACGCTGGGAAGAAGGCAAAGTGATGGGACTGCCGAAGGTGGCTCATCGGAAAAGCAGCACTGGAAAGAAAGCGGCTGCCAAGAAAGAAGCTGTCGAAGGCGGTCAGGAAGGCGCAGCAGCTCCTGCGGCTGCTCCGTCGGCTGCGACAGGTGCTGCGGGCAAAAAATAA